The genomic stretch AATCAAAATTTGTGATATTAGGAAAGGCTTACCATTCACATTAAGATTTACTGCACAGAGAAAAGTGTTACTGGGAGAGGCAATCCACCTTGGGTCCTGAGCAACCCTGCATGTTCTTATTGGGTACACCAAGAATGTAAGGCCCTGACCACTCTTTATGCAGGCAGTCCATTTCGCAGAGTTGTCTTTGCAGCAAGCAACTTTGAGGGATGAGGTAACGTCTTTCCCTGGACACAGAGCAGGCTTGCTTTTGCTTACTATGAAAGCAGTGAATTCCCCAAACTCAGGTATCTTTCCTAAAACACAGTGCACTGCATGTGTAGGCATCCAAGGGACTTGAGGATAATCGGGAACTGATATAAACCAATATGAAGCCGTTGCTACTGCTTTTACCATGAGTAATAATGTCCTTAGTCTCTGATCAGGATTCTAGTGTCTTCTGTCATAGCAAAAGCAGGTTAAACAGTAGCAGGTTAATGTTAACTTGTTAATTTGTaagtagggtaaaatctcagatTGCACACTTCTTGACAGGTGTTTCCAGATGTTATTCCCTAAATCAATTATGCTAGGGTAATGTGTCCCACTAGGATGATTTTTGCCATATCTATATACCACCTTTGCTGTTAACATTGTGTTCTATTTCATGTTTGTCTTCAAACAGACtcatttaatttgaatatttttgaaaaggaaatttgaGTACTTTTTTGAAAAGGAAACTTTATAACACCACCCTAAATCTAAACTATCATTTGCCTTAAAGAGAGTATTCATTAATACACATTCAAATAAATATCAATACATGAATATTACAActtaaaatatttgtgtattaCCTGAAATCATCTCCACCTACCACCAGGCCCTTCTACTTTAATCCCAAGTTATCTGATTGCATCTAGAGTAGTCATGGCTGGGACAAAAACTATCACAACTAATGTTTTTAGTTAGTGACTTttgaaatcttttctttaaaagttatattctttcctttaaaagttcCCATCAAGACCCCTTGTGAAGGAAAAAAGGGGTAAAGGAAGTCCAGTGCTCTGACCTGCAATGGGGACAGTCCTTGTCCTCCAGGTATGTATGTCCAGGACAGCCTGGCCTTCAGCCTAGAAGAGTCTGGTGCCTGCTGCAGGCTGGAACACAGAAACCAAAGTCAACCCTGGAGAGGGGTGTGCCTTGGGGGAGCCCTTCCACATCCTGCCCCAGCTCCACCCCTCAGAGTGCCAGGGGGTTGGATTCATACCATCCTATAAAAGTGGCACAGTAAGTCTTTGGACCCCCATCTCACTTCAGCCAGAATCCAGACCAACCAGCATCCATCAGACTGTTGCAACCTTGAAGAATAGTCTGGAGAGATTAATTGCCCCAAAAAGAGCATCacagaggaaaaataatatacaacTGGCACAACTGTGAgccacatatacatatatagacacatatatagTTATGAAGATTTGGATGCAGATATACATACACAGTAAGTCTTACAAAGCACTTCATACATTTCCAAGTAAGCATGGGAATATCCCGAAATCTTACTTGAACCTCCCTTTAAAAATTTACACAGGTCTAAGGGTATCTTTTGAGCTGGTGAGGAGGGCCTGCCACCAGTCTTTTGGGAGAGATTGCTCACCCTAAGGAAATAAGAGTCAGGAAGATAAAACCAATCTTTAGGCTCATAAGCAACTCTGACTAAAGCATAATGTCTGTTACTCAGTCTTATCTTCTGGTCCCACCCCCAAAGAGACCCATTGTGTCCGAATCTTATGCGGAAGAGGGGGTCTGTGATTAAAATCCCAAAGTTGCCAAGGTATCAATAAGATATCACAGCCCAAGTGGCCCTGCATAAATGTCTATCTAAATTTAAGAGATGGGTGTTTCCCCTACTTCTGTAGAGGTCAGACTGGAGAGTCAGTCCATTGGGGCTTCCAAAGAAATATGTTGGGCTTCACTATTTGAGATTTCTAACACATCAGCAGTGTTAGGGGCCTGAGAAGTACAGAACCTGAATGAAGGTGCAGAAATACCCAATACACATGGTAGTATCAAGGGGAGGAGGATGGAAGGTTAGGCAGGCACAGCAGGAGAGAAACACAAACGTAGTGCCCACCTAACAGTTGTCTGGATTTGTTCTTAAGCACAGGTGAGAACTACTTTCTCCCTCCAAAATACCTGAAATAAATCTCTTAGGAGTTGGGATCCTGCATGAGCAGATGGGAACAAAAGCTTGTCAAATACAGTTCACCGTCACTACCTTGTTTGGTCCTCATAAGATTCCTGAAAGTtctttattatctctattttgcagatgagaaaagatGTAAAATTTATTCTCCTAGCTAAGTGGTCTGGTGGTAATTTGGAGTTTACATTTGCTTCTAAAACTCTGCCATTAAATATTGTGTCCCAATGCCTTTAGAAATATACTCAGTACTGTTGtttactccttttttaaaataaagcttttattatttttaacaataatgTGTGTACATTCTAGgaataaggaaaaatacaaataagctgaataaaaaaatcactcataattCTACCACTGACTGTACTTTTTGTCTTTCATCCTTCACATGTTCTTCTGtgcatatatgtgatatataagtGTACTCTTCCCTTTCAAAAATATGATATTCACATATTACTTAgtaacttcttttttcattttatatcctgCCAGGAACCTCTTTTTGTACAAATGAGTAAAGTTCTCTTATTAAAAGGCAAAgacttgtagattgctttgaagtaaaataaacaatgagATGCATCTAAAACCACTAATAGCAACAAGTTAAAAGTAGAAAGATGGACAAAGGTGTattgggaaaatgcaaatcaaaagaaagtaatgttaacatcagaaaaaataaaaatcaaggtaAACTACATTAAATAGGGGTAAGGATGGTTTCGATTAACCTTCCAACGCATCACTATAAGTTTGTTTCTTACTCTCCTTATCTCGTCTAATTCATTCACTTCTCTAAACATATCTTCCTTGCTTAAATGCCTgttgtgtatatcttctttaaattCCTGGAGAGACTGAATCAGCCTTTCTCTAAAAGTTCCTTCTGTTTTTTCCTCCTCGTCtggctcttcctcctcctctggctTTTCCTCAGGCTTTGGCTCTTCCTCAAGTTTTGGTTCACTCtcattttctggttttccttcAATCTTTTGACAGGGTGTCATCTTAtatctgtctctcttcctcctgttccctcttcctttctttttttctgcttattcTTCTTTGAAAACAACTACTTCTAGGAAATAAGAAGGCGACATTAAGTCAAAAGTTTGGTGAACGGACCAGTGCTCTGGACACAGGTCTCCGTATTTGCTTTTTGTGATTCAGAGCTATCACCAAATATTTTCCACTTGGGAGACTCAGTCTGCCATCTGGGTTTCCCCAAGCCTGCtgctcccacccccactttccacctcctcacctccctcgtccctccctccagccttttCCAAGGCTCTCCTCAACCATTTCTCCCGTTACAAGGCATAACGCAAGACCCTCCTAGAACAGAGTAGGCTGGGAGAAGGGGGTGCGGGGAAGAACAGGGGCCGACAACCTCAGTCCCACCtttgcccacctccaccccaggggTCTTTATATTTCCTTCACCTACCCGTACTGATTCGGTCAGTTTCTTCCTCGCCTTTTCTAGCCCTGCGTACTGCTATGAATAACAGACCTGCAGACCTGCGGACAAACGGGAaacgggagggggaggggggagggtgggggtggggcgagcGCTCAGTGGGCCGACCAGCACCACGCACTTTTCTCATTAAGGTTCTCGGTTATGGAAACTTTCCCACCTTCTTCCCGCCTTTGTCCCCCTCTCCACAGTGCAAGTTAAGTCGAATTTTCCATCAGACAGGGAGTAGGAAAAGCAGATTATTTCCAAACTATCTTTAAGACTGAGGGGGGCGGTTGGGGGGTGGGTAGGTGTTGGGAAAGCGGTCTGAGGTGGCAGAGGATGATTATTTTCAAACTCTCACAGGTCTCCCTGTCCTTCTCCCGGGACCCCTAGTCCCTTTCCCAAGGGTCACCATTTCCTGCAGacctggaggtgggaggtggagagaTGGAATTGACCAGGGCTCCCTCAAGTCTCTGCTCTAGGCCACCCCACCCTAGAAATTCCCAGACAGCACCTATTTTGCCACCAACCTGCAAAATTCCGGCAAGCTgactccttctccttctcctagCCTCGGGCCCCACCGGCTGCGCTGCTGAAGCAAGCTGGTACCCAGACGGGAACAAGGACCAGACTAGCAGGACTTCTGCACACGTCGACTCCTGGTCACGTGATATCTACGTCACCGGTGAGCTCGGGTCCCCAATTTCCACTCCCACCAAAAGCGCGGCAGAAGTGGGCCGGCCCTCTGCCCCCTACC from Phocoena phocoena chromosome X, mPhoPho1.1, whole genome shotgun sequence encodes the following:
- the TCEAL9 gene encoding transcription elongation factor A protein-like 9, with amino-acid sequence MTPCQKIEGKPENESEPKLEEEPKPEEKPEEEEEPDEEEKTEGTFRERLIQSLQEFKEDIHNRHLSKEDMFREVNELDEIRRVRNKLIVMRWKVNRNHPYPYLM